CTTTGTTCAGATTGTCAAAGATTTCGACGGGCCATGTGTCGGCGCCTGCCGGCAGCAGGGTGCGCGGCGCGCACAGGCGCACTCTGGCACCCATGCGGGTGAGCAGATGCACGTTGGACCGTGCAACACGGCTGTGGGCAATATCGCCCAGAATAAGCAGAGTCTTGCCTTCAAATTGTCCGTTCCATGCGCGGTTGAGCGAAAATGCGTCAAGCAGCGCCTGTGTGGGGTGTGCGTGCCAGCCGTCGCCCGCGTTGACCACGGCGCATTCCAGCCGTTCGGCCAGAAACTGTGCCGCCCCGCTGGAGGTGTGGCGGATGACGATGACATCCGGCGACATGGCCTGCAGGGTCAGCGCGGTGTCTTTCAGGCTTTCGCCTTTGACCAGACTGGATCCTGATTTGGCCAGTGAAAACGTGTCGGCTGAAAGGCGTTTTCCCGCCATGTCGAACGATGTTTTCGTGCGGGTGCTCGGCTCCGCAAAGAACAGCACCACGGTTTTTCCTTTCAGGGTGGGAACCTTTTTTACAGGGCGCTGGTTTATTTCATGAAACTGTCCGGCAAGGTCCAGCAGATGCCTGACTTGCTCACGGGAGAGTTGCGTGACGTCCAGCAGATCTTTGTGGGGCCAGATGAATCGTTCTTGGTCTTGCATTGTCTTCCGGTCTCATTGCGGGATACATGTCCCGGTTCGTGCCTGCTCAGGCGGGGCAGAGGTCGTCGGGCACTACGGCCCATCCGGCGGCCATGCCCGGGGCAAGCGCTCCCAGTCTGTTCAGGCCCAGAGCCTGAGCGCCGCCGGCTGTGAGCATGAACAGCAGATTATCGGGGGCTGCTCCGTGCCGGTCGCGCAGCGCGCGGGCCTCATTCCACAGGTTCAGGTCATGGTTCGAGGCCAGACTGTCCGTGCCCAGACACAGCAGCAGTCCGGCCTGTATAAAACTGTTTACAGGGGCATCACCCGAGCCGATGGCGCTGTTGCTGCGCGGGCACAGACAAACGGCCGTGCCGCTGCGGGCAAGGGTCTGGATGTCGTGCCGGTCGCAGTGCACGCAGTGGACGGCCAGCGTACCCGGACCCAGCAGCCCCAGCGCGTGGGCATGGCTGACAGGCGAACAGCGCGGCGGGGTGTAGTCTGCGGGCAGCACCCGTACGGAAAGCAGATCCCTGAATGCACCGGTACCGGTAGCCAGCATTTCCACTTCGCCCTGATGCTCTGCCAGATGCATGGAAAAAGGCATGTGGTGCGCGCGGCACCAGTCTTTTGCCTGCCGCAGCCGTTCGGGATGGGTGGAATACAGGGCGTGTCCGGCAGGAGCGCAGCATGCCTGCAGCACGGCCTGAGGCAGCTGTGCTGCCGCATCAGGCAGGGCAGGAGCGCCGGACGCGGGCGGCATATGCCCGAACCATTCAAGCAGCAGGTGG
Above is a window of Oleidesulfovibrio alaskensis DSM 16109 DNA encoding:
- a CDS encoding aspartate carbamoyltransferase catalytic subunit; this translates as MQDQERFIWPHKDLLDVTQLSREQVRHLLDLAGQFHEINQRPVKKVPTLKGKTVVLFFAEPSTRTKTSFDMAGKRLSADTFSLAKSGSSLVKGESLKDTALTLQAMSPDVIVIRHTSSGAAQFLAERLECAVVNAGDGWHAHPTQALLDAFSLNRAWNGQFEGKTLLILGDIAHSRVARSNVHLLTRMGARVRLCAPRTLLPAGADTWPVEIFDNLNKAVQGVDAVMALRLQLERQQAGLLPDLREYASRYCLNLNHMQHAAPGARVLHPGPMNRGVEISSALADAGQSLVLDQVASGVATRMAILFLHATRKDTGDR
- a CDS encoding amidohydrolase family protein, producing the protein MKPTAFRAKRIITMTEKRLAAAAATPFSSGISPQYQQFSGFASTPRPVFEDGVIIVRDNTILCVEPHSRFVRRAGIPLHDLGPVTLVPGLINCHNHLELSHLHGKTLLGEGFTSWVGHMIRQDMTPQEEAVLNATAFMHRTGTVHVADITSRAPALVARCAQQAGLSYHLLLEWFGHMPPASGAPALPDAAAQLPQAVLQACCAPAGHALYSTHPERLRQAKDWCRAHHMPFSMHLAEHQGEVEMLATGTGAFRDLLSVRVLPADYTPPRCSPVSHAHALGLLGPGTLAVHCVHCDRHDIQTLARSGTAVCLCPRSNSAIGSGDAPVNSFIQAGLLLCLGTDSLASNHDLNLWNEARALRDRHGAAPDNLLFMLTAGGAQALGLNRLGALAPGMAAGWAVVPDDLCPA